One genomic segment of Hordeum vulgare subsp. vulgare chromosome 2H, MorexV3_pseudomolecules_assembly, whole genome shotgun sequence includes these proteins:
- the LOC123430497 gene encoding serine/threonine-protein kinase STY13-like: protein MAAEKEEVAVESKIVEKEKPMAQRSGFLGGGGKMEAETYIRADMIDLEELDLEKQRESIAKTLALEKQRQKDNHRPMAPWEIDLAKLTVHRRIAPGTFGSVYRATYDGKDVLAKLLDWGEDGFMPETEIAIQREALRKEVIVWKELDHPNITKFIGASMGTIDLTIPPESGECTAPPDPPERACCVVVEYLSGGTLRQHLYANRNDKLTYEAVVELALDLARGLAYLHSKDIVHRDVKAENMLLDSKGTLKIADFGVARVQAKNPQEMTGMTGTPGYMAPEVILGKPYNRKCDVYSFGICLWAIYCCDMPYYPNKSFGEASSDIVHKNLRPKIPRCCPAPMANIMKSCWQADPEKRPDMLDVVQLLDGLDTTQGGGMIPEEKTPGCFCFLRPRRAGP, encoded by the exons atggcggcggagaaggaggaggtcgcTGTCGAGTCGAAGATAGTCGAGAAGGAGAAGCCTATGGCGCAGCGCTCGGGGTTTCTCGGGGGCGGCGGCAAGATGGAGGCTGAGACGTACATCCGGGCCGACATGATCGACCTCGAGGAGCTAGACCTCGAGAAGCAGAGGGAGTCCATCGCCAAGACTCTGGCTCTGGAGAAGCAGCGGCAGAAGGACAACCATCGGCCCATGGCGCCTTGGGAGATCGACCTCGCGAAGCTAACCGTCCACCGCCGGATAGCACCCGGGACCTTCGGCTCTGTGTATCGCGCTACCTACGATGGCAAGGACGTCCTAG CCAAACTATTGGATTGGGGAGAAGATGGATTTATGCCAGAGACTGAAATTGCTATTCAGCGCGAAGCACTGAGGAAGGAGGTTATTGTCTGGAAGGAACTCGACCACCCAAATATCACAAAG TTCATTGGTGCATCAATGGGTACCATTGACCTTACTATTCCACCTGAGAGCGGGGAGTGTACCGCACCCCCTGATCCTCCGGAGAGGGCATGTTGTGTCGTTGTCGAATATCTCAGTGGAGGAACACTGAGACAACATCTATATGCGAACAGGAATGATAAGCTTACATATGAAGCTGTGGTTGAGCTCGCCTTGGATTTGGCTAGAGG ACTGGCCTATCTGCACTCGAAAGATATCGTGCATCGGGATGTCAAAGCAGAAAATATGCTGCTTGACTCAAAGGGGACCCTTAAGATTGCCGACTTCGGGGTCGCGCGTGTGCAAGCAAAGAATCCACAAGAGATGACAGGCATGACAGGCACGCCCGGTTACATGGCTCCGGAG GTTATTCTAGGCAAGCCATACAACAGGAAGTGTGACGTTTACAGCTTTGGGATATGCTTATGGGCGATCTATTGCTGTGACATGCCGTACTACCCAAACAAGAGCTTTGGAGAAGCCTCATCTGATATTGTTCATAAG AATCTGCGACCTAAGATCCCACGCTGCTGCCCGGCCCCGATGGCAAACATCATGAAGAGCTGCTGGCAGGCTGACCCTGAGAAGCGGCCCGACATGTTGGacgttgtgcaactcctggacggTCTTGACACAACCCAGGGCGGAGGCATGATTCCGGAAGAGAAGACCCCCGGATGCTTCTGCTTTTTGAGACCCCGTCGTGCAGGTCCATAG